A window of Desulfopila inferna contains these coding sequences:
- a CDS encoding adenine phosphoribosyltransferase yields MDSSFAELKKHIRSIPDWPKKGVVFRDISTLMADKLIFRKVIDVFVYRYLQAEIDAVVAIDARGFIIGAPLAYLLNTSFVPVRKKDKLPGDTIGRAYSLEYGEAEVEIHTDALQKGERVLLVDDLIATGGTMLAAAQLIEQLGAKIFEATAIIDLPDIGGSAKLRSAGVSVHTFCEFEGD; encoded by the coding sequence ATGGATTCATCATTCGCAGAACTGAAAAAACATATCAGATCTATTCCCGACTGGCCCAAAAAGGGTGTGGTTTTTCGTGATATCAGCACCCTGATGGCCGACAAGCTGATTTTCAGAAAGGTCATCGATGTCTTTGTGTATCGATATCTTCAGGCGGAAATCGATGCAGTGGTGGCCATAGACGCCCGAGGTTTTATTATCGGGGCCCCGCTTGCCTATCTCTTAAATACCTCCTTCGTCCCTGTGCGCAAGAAAGACAAACTCCCGGGAGACACCATAGGCCGGGCCTATTCTCTTGAATATGGAGAAGCGGAAGTAGAAATACATACAGATGCCCTGCAAAAGGGAGAGAGAGTATTGCTGGTTGATGATCTGATCGCTACCGGGGGTACCATGCTCGCCGCAGCCCAGCTTATCGAGCAGTTAGGAGCGAAAATTTTCGAGGCAACGGCCATCATAGACCTGCCCGATATCGGCGGTAGCGCCAAACTCCGCTCCGCAGGAGTATCGGTTCACACCTTCTGTGAATTCGAAGGGGATTGA
- the purL gene encoding phosphoribosylformylglycinamidine synthase, which yields MGSTVVVQLYRAIDETRAYCFNIESTRPLNEKEIESLRLVLADGFLVETVSTAPVLHGDRVVEVGPRLNFATAWSSNMVSICRAIGLDTVTRVERSRRYIVPEGTSIEEFLESHHDRMTECRYSRALTTFETGVEPEPVYEIDLMSKGPAALEEIPGISMDEWDRNFYHSYFVKKIGRNPTIVEIMDLNNANSEHSRHGYFKGKQVIDGKTCEATLFEMVTDTLKANPKGSVIAFKDNSSVIAGYDIKTLLPENPGAPSQFVESEVCYDVLLTAETHNFPTGVAPFPGAETGTGGRIRDVQGTGQGGFVIAGTAGYCVGDLNIPGYPLSWEHSYSRSENLASPLEIEIEASNGASDYGNKFGEPLIQGFTRSFDMELPNGERWAFLKPIMFTAGIGQIDHRHIEKGPQEKGLLIVQVGGPAYRVGFGGGAASSMLQGENVSELDFDAVQRGDAEMEQKMNRVIRACNEMGDKTLIDVIHDQGAGGPANVLKELVEDSGGWVDIRNIRVGDPTMSVLEIYVAEYQERTGFLIHPDNIEKFKRICAREKVACEVLGEVTGDLRFVVHDSWDGSTPVDIELDELLGNIPRKVFEDRRADPKHVPLTFSGDLTVRDALDDVLRLVSVGSKRFLTNKVDRAVTGLIAQQQCCGPLQLPLSNVAVVAQSHFGKTGGATAIGEQPIKILVDPAAGARMAVGEALTNLMWARVEELDQVKCSANWMWAPKLEGEGAALYDAAKAMRNVMISLGIAVDGGKDSLSMATMVEGRTVKSPRQLVVSLYGAVPDITKVVTPDIKEPGSILLFINLSKDYNRLGGSSFAQTQEQIGYLVPDLRDTGLLRRCFQTVQDLIDKNLILAGHDRSDGGLIVTLLEMAFGGNCGFEVDVQGWESAIASLFSEELGIVLEIREDTLEEVKYSFDVAGISYEEIGRTLVEPQIILSYNQEIVLQENMYVLRQIWEETSYQIEHLQMNPDCADEEKKNIFQRTGPEYKLSFDPLPTPADLLVRNDKPKVAILRDEGSNSDREMTSAFYSAGFEPWDICMTDLLEGRVTLESFQGLAAVGGFSYADVPESAKGWAATILFNERLKALFDEFYNRQDTFSLGVCNGCQLFGLLGWVPWRGLSAAEQPRFVANVSGRFESRWSTVKVKKSKAMMLAGMEDLVFGIHVDHGEGRLIFPDADVQNKVQNQGMAPLFYVNDQGNTTEAYPFNPSGSTKGIAGLCSEDGRHLALMPHPERVFLPWQAHYLPVEMRHLKVSPWMRMFQNAYEWCRQGKK from the coding sequence ATGGGTTCAACTGTCGTCGTGCAGCTCTACCGAGCCATTGATGAAACAAGGGCATATTGTTTTAACATCGAATCAACCAGGCCTTTGAACGAAAAGGAGATAGAGTCTCTGCGGCTGGTCCTGGCAGATGGATTCCTGGTGGAGACAGTATCTACAGCGCCTGTTCTTCATGGTGATCGTGTGGTCGAGGTGGGACCGCGCCTCAATTTTGCCACCGCCTGGTCATCCAATATGGTGTCAATCTGCAGGGCCATCGGCCTTGATACGGTAACCCGCGTCGAACGATCAAGACGCTATATTGTGCCTGAGGGAACTTCCATTGAAGAATTTTTAGAAAGTCACCATGACCGGATGACGGAATGCCGATACAGCCGGGCACTGACTACTTTTGAGACCGGGGTCGAGCCGGAGCCGGTATACGAAATCGATTTGATGAGCAAAGGCCCGGCGGCTCTCGAGGAAATTCCCGGTATTTCAATGGATGAGTGGGATCGGAATTTTTATCATAGTTATTTCGTCAAAAAGATCGGCCGCAATCCCACCATCGTCGAGATCATGGATCTCAATAACGCCAACTCCGAACATTCAAGGCACGGCTACTTCAAGGGCAAGCAGGTGATTGACGGCAAAACCTGTGAAGCCACTCTCTTCGAGATGGTTACCGATACCTTGAAAGCCAATCCCAAAGGATCCGTCATTGCCTTCAAGGACAACTCCAGCGTCATTGCCGGCTACGATATCAAAACGCTGTTGCCTGAAAATCCCGGAGCGCCATCGCAATTTGTCGAAAGTGAAGTATGTTACGATGTGCTGCTGACCGCAGAAACCCATAATTTTCCAACAGGCGTGGCGCCTTTTCCGGGAGCGGAAACAGGAACCGGTGGCAGGATTCGCGACGTTCAGGGGACCGGACAGGGCGGCTTTGTGATTGCCGGTACTGCGGGATACTGTGTCGGTGATCTTAATATTCCCGGTTATCCGTTGTCCTGGGAGCATTCCTACAGTCGTTCCGAGAATCTGGCATCTCCGCTGGAAATCGAGATAGAGGCCAGTAACGGAGCTTCAGATTACGGCAATAAATTCGGTGAACCCCTGATCCAGGGATTTACCAGATCCTTCGACATGGAACTGCCCAATGGAGAAAGGTGGGCCTTCCTGAAACCCATCATGTTTACCGCCGGTATCGGCCAGATCGACCACAGACACATAGAGAAGGGTCCGCAGGAGAAAGGGCTGCTCATTGTGCAGGTCGGCGGACCGGCCTACCGTGTCGGCTTCGGGGGAGGCGCGGCTTCCAGCATGCTCCAGGGCGAGAATGTCTCGGAGCTTGATTTTGATGCCGTCCAGCGCGGTGATGCGGAGATGGAACAGAAAATGAACCGCGTCATTCGCGCCTGCAACGAAATGGGCGACAAAACTCTCATTGACGTGATTCATGATCAGGGTGCCGGTGGACCTGCAAATGTGCTTAAAGAACTGGTTGAAGATTCCGGAGGATGGGTCGACATCCGCAATATCAGGGTCGGCGATCCCACCATGTCTGTCCTGGAGATTTATGTTGCCGAATACCAGGAACGCACCGGTTTCCTCATTCATCCGGATAATATCGAAAAATTCAAACGGATCTGTGCCAGAGAAAAGGTGGCTTGCGAGGTGCTGGGTGAGGTCACGGGGGATCTGCGCTTCGTCGTCCATGATTCATGGGATGGCTCCACTCCCGTTGATATTGAGCTCGATGAACTGCTGGGCAATATTCCCCGCAAGGTTTTCGAAGATCGACGGGCCGATCCCAAGCATGTCCCTCTGACCTTTTCCGGCGATTTAACGGTAAGGGATGCCCTTGATGATGTACTGCGTCTGGTTTCTGTCGGTTCTAAACGCTTTCTCACCAACAAGGTCGACCGTGCCGTCACCGGACTCATCGCCCAGCAGCAATGCTGTGGCCCGCTGCAGCTGCCGCTGAGCAATGTTGCCGTCGTGGCTCAGAGCCATTTCGGCAAAACCGGAGGCGCCACGGCTATAGGTGAGCAGCCCATTAAAATACTGGTTGACCCCGCGGCCGGAGCACGGATGGCGGTCGGTGAGGCCCTGACCAACCTGATGTGGGCCAGGGTTGAAGAACTCGACCAGGTAAAGTGCTCAGCCAACTGGATGTGGGCTCCCAAACTCGAAGGCGAAGGAGCTGCCCTGTATGATGCCGCCAAGGCCATGAGAAATGTGATGATCAGCCTCGGCATTGCGGTGGATGGAGGCAAGGACAGTCTTTCCATGGCGACCATGGTGGAGGGCAGAACCGTAAAATCACCGCGGCAGCTTGTGGTCTCTCTCTATGGCGCGGTACCCGATATTACCAAGGTGGTTACTCCCGATATCAAGGAGCCGGGTTCAATCCTGCTGTTCATCAATCTGAGCAAGGATTACAACAGGCTGGGAGGTTCCTCCTTTGCCCAGACCCAGGAGCAGATCGGTTATCTTGTCCCCGATCTCCGGGATACCGGCCTGCTGAGAAGATGCTTTCAGACGGTGCAGGACCTTATTGATAAAAACTTAATTCTTGCCGGCCATGACCGGAGCGACGGCGGCCTGATCGTCACCTTGCTGGAGATGGCCTTCGGTGGCAATTGCGGTTTTGAAGTGGATGTTCAGGGATGGGAATCGGCGATTGCCTCGCTGTTTTCCGAGGAACTTGGGATCGTTCTCGAGATTCGCGAGGATACCCTCGAGGAAGTCAAATACTCCTTCGATGTAGCCGGTATATCCTATGAGGAAATCGGCCGAACTCTGGTGGAACCCCAGATTATCCTCTCCTATAATCAGGAGATCGTCCTCCAGGAAAATATGTACGTTCTCCGTCAGATCTGGGAAGAGACCAGCTACCAGATCGAGCACCTGCAAATGAACCCCGATTGTGCGGATGAGGAGAAAAAGAACATCTTTCAGCGTACCGGGCCGGAATATAAATTAAGTTTCGATCCGCTGCCGACGCCGGCTGATTTGCTGGTGCGTAACGATAAGCCCAAGGTTGCCATCCTGCGCGACGAAGGCTCCAACTCGGATCGTGAGATGACTTCGGCTTTTTACAGCGCCGGCTTCGAGCCCTGGGATATCTGCATGACGGATCTGCTGGAAGGTCGGGTCACACTGGAGAGCTTCCAGGGGCTTGCCGCGGTGGGTGGTTTTTCCTACGCCGATGTGCCTGAGTCGGCCAAAGGATGGGCGGCAACCATTCTTTTTAACGAGCGGCTCAAAGCGCTGTTCGATGAGTTTTACAACCGCCAAGATACCTTCAGCCTCGGAGTATGCAACGGTTGTCAGCTTTTCGGACTGCTGGGCTGGGTGCCCTGGCGCGGCCTTTCCGCAGCCGAGCAGCCACGATTTGTCGCTAATGTATCCGGGCGCTTCGAGTCGAGATGGTCGACGGTCAAGGTGAAAAAGTCGAAGGCAATGATGCTTGCCGGCATGGAGGACCTGGTCTTCGGCATCCATGTCGATCATGGTGAAGGCAGGCTGATTTTTCCAGACGCTGATGTGCAGAACAAGGTGCAGAACCAGGGCATGGCCCCTCTCTTCTATGTCAATGATCAGGGCAATACCACGGAAGCGTATCCCTTCAATCCCAGCGGTTCCACCAAAGGAATTGCAGGACTTTGCTCGGAAGATGGCCGTCATCTGGCCCTGATGCCTCATCCGGAAAGGGTGTTTTTGCCCTGGCAGGCGCACTATCTGCCTGTGGAAATGCGGCATCTTAAAGTCTCACCCTGGATGCGCATGTTTCAAAATGCCTATGAGTGGTGCAGGCAAGGGAAAAAGTAA
- a CDS encoding transposase, whose translation MARPLRIQYPGAFYYITQYGNERKAFFKSADDYANFLEILKTSMATHSTALHGFVLLKNHFHLLIETPLGNLSEFMRHLNITYTAYFNRIYQRRGHIYAGRYKSIVLEKDLYLLPLSQYLHLNPIMVGMQKRCSRSRRNAFLPTWKWSSLPGFMGTYPRYHFINHQLVLDSFGGDTPQGRRKYTEALLQLPGHGLSLKAKIIDQSILGSSAFVREMKKRSGTTLPHKQPGVKKIGRFLEQEKILTELERGLHCERDQLLKIPGDRRSIAMDMLYRYGGLTNPAIAVLMNLDYTSISLTRKKIRQKRLHDPALNAGMTLLETRLERLRSL comes from the coding sequence ATGGCACGACCACTGCGTATTCAATATCCAGGTGCATTTTATTACATCACCCAATACGGCAATGAAAGGAAAGCCTTTTTTAAGTCGGCGGATGACTATGCAAATTTCCTTGAGATCTTAAAAACATCCATGGCAACGCACAGCACAGCCCTCCATGGTTTTGTACTCCTGAAAAACCACTTTCACCTTCTGATCGAAACGCCTCTCGGTAATCTCAGCGAGTTTATGCGCCACCTGAATATAACCTATACTGCATATTTTAACAGGATATACCAGCGCAGAGGACATATTTACGCGGGAAGATACAAGAGCATAGTTCTGGAAAAGGACCTTTACCTCCTGCCTCTGTCGCAGTATCTGCACCTCAATCCCATTATGGTCGGGATGCAAAAGAGGTGCAGCAGATCAAGAAGGAACGCCTTTCTGCCCACCTGGAAATGGAGCAGCCTTCCCGGTTTCATGGGCACTTATCCCAGGTACCACTTTATCAATCATCAATTGGTCCTGGATTCTTTCGGGGGAGATACTCCGCAGGGTCGACGGAAATATACGGAGGCGCTGCTTCAGTTGCCGGGCCACGGTCTTTCGCTGAAAGCGAAAATCATCGACCAATCCATTCTGGGTTCCAGCGCATTTGTAAGGGAGATGAAAAAAAGAAGCGGCACAACCTTGCCTCATAAACAGCCCGGAGTTAAAAAGATCGGCCGTTTTCTGGAACAGGAAAAAATTCTCACGGAACTTGAACGGGGACTGCACTGCGAGCGTGATCAGCTGCTAAAAATTCCCGGAGACCGACGCAGTATTGCCATGGATATGCTCTATCGCTACGGGGGCCTTACCAATCCGGCCATCGCCGTTTTAATGAATCTCGACTATACCTCGATCAGCCTTACCCGAAAAAAAATACGGCAGAAACGTCTTCACGACCCTGCCCTCAATGCAGGAATGACTCTTCTGGAAACACGCCTGGAACGCTTGAGAAGTCTTTAA
- a CDS encoding serine/threonine protein kinase codes for MDEKENITFQPGKVLDGKWIIIELIGKGAMGEVYRAHQTNLKRDVAIKIISETILSEIEEDPVELEIAFARFQREVQTMAQVRHPNVLTIYDYGEVADSESGGFRTAYIVMEYIPGNSLRFTLSDDGLDDAPELFAQWIRNYFLPVLDGVEVLHTHKIVHRDLKPENIFMDGNIPKIADFGLARSYQMKAVTSSVEMLGTLAYMSPEQCSDFKTADYPTDIYALGKILFEAVHGKLTQKIVPFTSVGIDDSEGEFMAAIDGVIRKATAERPEQRYQNVQGLRNEVQEALSLFEKSGRGEAGESGATAMGRHHKWLAAGVIAAILSVSAMTVYHMLEQDDSPVSLEEQAHLGSGGTSADNQMIVSADDAQSLEAFLTGRDGSRMILTGQRDMSGANPPFYMDWQKVTNFLFVEFLNAVKEKVFVENGVVRHGDTIVNYIGRDSTAEQQIIFEHDTFHLLNQENGDTPVLRVTYHGAMMYAGHYGKELLTEDEWRFAYLYHLENPADETPQEQPGEPAGHQMMMHEPSPPQEEVVEREVLDKMGVEIKEWVRVPKDAAPDESQQEQLFSGVIDAAMINRNQEASPRYPWEGFFDVGFRTKVPVELN; via the coding sequence ATGGACGAAAAGGAAAATATAACGTTTCAGCCCGGAAAGGTTCTTGACGGCAAGTGGATAATCATCGAGCTCATCGGCAAAGGTGCCATGGGGGAGGTATATAGAGCCCATCAAACCAATCTAAAGCGCGATGTTGCCATAAAGATTATCTCGGAAACCATCCTTTCCGAGATAGAGGAAGATCCTGTTGAACTGGAAATTGCCTTTGCCAGATTTCAGCGAGAAGTGCAGACCATGGCACAGGTCCGTCATCCCAACGTTCTCACCATATACGACTATGGAGAAGTAGCCGACAGCGAATCCGGAGGTTTCCGGACGGCCTATATCGTCATGGAATATATTCCAGGCAATTCCCTGCGCTTCACCCTCTCCGACGACGGTCTCGATGATGCCCCGGAGCTGTTTGCTCAGTGGATTCGCAACTACTTCCTACCTGTACTTGACGGAGTAGAGGTATTGCATACCCACAAAATCGTACACCGCGACCTCAAGCCGGAAAATATCTTCATGGACGGGAATATACCCAAGATCGCCGACTTCGGGCTGGCCCGATCCTACCAAATGAAGGCAGTGACCAGTTCAGTCGAGATGCTTGGTACTTTGGCCTATATGTCCCCCGAACAGTGTTCCGATTTTAAAACTGCCGATTATCCCACCGATATATATGCCTTGGGTAAAATTCTTTTTGAAGCGGTTCATGGAAAACTCACCCAGAAAATCGTCCCCTTCACCTCCGTTGGTATCGATGATTCCGAAGGTGAGTTCATGGCGGCGATCGATGGTGTAATCAGAAAGGCAACCGCGGAAAGACCCGAACAACGTTATCAAAATGTGCAGGGGCTGAGGAATGAAGTGCAGGAAGCTCTTTCCCTTTTCGAAAAAAGCGGCCGCGGTGAAGCAGGGGAAAGTGGAGCGACAGCTATGGGGCGGCACCATAAATGGCTTGCGGCGGGCGTTATTGCGGCAATTCTTTCAGTTTCGGCAATGACCGTATACCACATGCTGGAGCAAGACGACAGTCCTGTCAGCCTGGAGGAGCAGGCTCATCTTGGCAGTGGTGGCACTTCAGCAGACAATCAAATGATCGTTTCGGCAGATGATGCTCAGAGTCTGGAAGCTTTCCTGACGGGCAGAGACGGCAGCCGGATGATATTGACCGGTCAACGGGACATGTCCGGTGCAAATCCTCCGTTTTACATGGACTGGCAGAAGGTCACCAACTTTTTGTTTGTGGAATTTCTTAATGCGGTCAAAGAGAAGGTCTTTGTTGAAAACGGCGTTGTTCGCCACGGGGATACCATCGTCAACTATATCGGCCGAGACTCAACAGCCGAACAGCAGATAATTTTCGAACATGACACCTTTCACCTCCTCAATCAGGAGAACGGCGACACACCGGTGCTGCGTGTGACCTATCACGGGGCAATGATGTATGCAGGACATTACGGCAAAGAGCTTCTCACTGAGGATGAGTGGCGTTTCGCCTACCTCTATCACCTGGAAAACCCTGCAGATGAAACTCCGCAGGAACAACCCGGGGAACCAGCTGGTCACCAGATGATGATGCACGAGCCCTCTCCTCCTCAGGAAGAAGTGGTTGAAAGGGAGGTCCTGGACAAAATGGGGGTTGAAATCAAGGAGTGGGTCCGTGTACCTAAAGATGCTGCACCTGATGAATCACAGCAGGAACAGCTCTTCAGCGGTGTCATCGATGCCGCGATGATCAATAGAAACCAGGAAGCCTCCCCGCGTTATCCGTGGGAAGGTTTTTTCGACGTTGGCTTCAGGACCAAAGTCCCGGTCGAACTCAACTAA
- a CDS encoding sensor histidine kinase yields MRRLGNFKLGITKKVLGAFLVFVLIFYGTLLILFTNTQKIVAVTERIVSKNNEISAISKVLYESLLSMEANDKKYRLLNKDIYLDYFYEEQESFESSLEKLLSLESPEFKVASIWQDLAAEYNDHVQSIRNGDEGVSPGNHKWAPERKINTWLETISAARLANDREIEKSLFDINNRGKLSVRNGLIGMGITIIVGLIAVLFLSKSILQPLKELKHALRNISSEKDTEEINIDRKDEFGELAVAFNDMSRQLKEEEELRSEFIATLSHEIRTPLSSIRESVNMILEGVLGGVNERQTQFLEIAQSEIYRISDLLNHLLQVSRLDAETRKVTPVLIDPNNLVLEVSRGLIPTAKAKSVAMKFYKMSDPPVLIGVKKELQQVLFNLLENAIKFSPKGGKIDIALSLESKNDMLVYQITDQGPGITDQEQSLIFSKYYRAKNARNHMDGVGLGLSISKRIIQFHGGEIYVKNNNKKGCSFYCSLPCEINEKKKAA; encoded by the coding sequence TTGAGAAGATTAGGTAACTTTAAACTCGGCATTACCAAGAAGGTACTGGGAGCATTTTTGGTCTTCGTGCTGATATTTTATGGTACACTTTTGATATTGTTCACTAATACTCAGAAAATTGTCGCGGTGACCGAGCGTATAGTGAGCAAGAACAATGAAATATCGGCAATTTCCAAGGTGTTGTACGAGAGCCTCCTGAGTATGGAAGCCAACGATAAAAAATATCGATTGCTCAATAAAGATATTTACCTGGACTATTTTTACGAGGAACAGGAGAGTTTCGAATCGAGCCTGGAAAAACTATTGTCACTGGAATCTCCTGAATTTAAAGTTGCTTCGATCTGGCAGGACTTAGCCGCCGAATATAACGATCATGTGCAGAGCATTCGCAATGGTGATGAAGGTGTGTCGCCGGGAAATCATAAATGGGCCCCGGAAAGGAAGATTAATACCTGGCTTGAAACCATATCTGCGGCCAGGTTGGCTAACGATCGGGAGATAGAAAAATCGCTGTTCGATATCAACAATCGGGGAAAGTTAAGTGTTCGAAACGGTCTCATCGGCATGGGAATTACCATTATCGTCGGTCTGATTGCCGTACTTTTTCTCTCAAAATCGATATTGCAACCGCTCAAGGAACTGAAACACGCGCTCAGAAACATTTCCTCCGAAAAGGACACCGAGGAGATCAATATCGATCGTAAAGATGAGTTTGGTGAACTCGCCGTGGCCTTCAATGATATGAGCCGGCAACTGAAGGAAGAGGAAGAGCTGCGTTCGGAATTTATAGCCACTCTCAGTCATGAAATCCGCACGCCCTTGTCTTCCATCAGGGAGTCCGTCAATATGATACTGGAAGGTGTATTGGGTGGAGTAAATGAGAGGCAAACTCAATTTCTGGAGATAGCCCAGTCGGAAATTTATCGTATAAGCGATCTATTGAATCATCTTCTTCAGGTTTCCCGTCTTGACGCTGAAACCAGAAAGGTCACTCCTGTATTGATCGATCCCAATAATCTCGTTTTAGAGGTTTCCCGAGGGCTGATACCGACTGCCAAAGCGAAAAGCGTGGCAATGAAGTTCTATAAAATGTCAGATCCACCCGTTCTCATCGGTGTGAAAAAGGAGTTGCAGCAGGTTCTTTTTAATCTTCTTGAGAATGCGATCAAGTTTTCTCCAAAAGGCGGAAAGATCGATATAGCGCTTTCTCTGGAGAGTAAAAATGATATGCTTGTCTACCAGATTACAGATCAAGGCCCCGGAATCACAGATCAAGAACAGTCTTTAATATTCAGCAAATATTACCGTGCTAAAAACGCCAGAAATCATATGGACGGCGTAGGTCTCGGCTTAAGCATTTCCAAGAGAATTATTCAGTTCCATGGCGGTGAAATATACGTTAAGAATAATAATAAAAAAGGATGCTCGTTCTATTGCTCTCTCCCGTGTGAAATAAATGAAAAGAAGAAGGCCGCCTGA
- a CDS encoding 50S ribosomal protein L11 methyltransferase, whose translation MQSAKLTPESMLHIYYLQGRIAKDKKIVNKNYLGTWEEDEFSFVFFLQEAPDAIEALIEEQKDLVLLDTYQMTYEQWQGGKIEPRQIGGFLVVPPWFTPPAEEPSTVITLDPGVVFGNGLHPTTRDCLQAIEITCAGGKVETMLDLGTGTGILALAAIKRGCIKAVAVDYNFLACRTARDNVVLNEMENNIVVINSQAEIFSEIPTDLLVANIHYDIMKDIIRSEGFLKQKWFVLSGLLTSEAAKVEEYLAGLPVLILQRWSQDGTWHTILGITATA comes from the coding sequence ATGCAGTCAGCGAAATTAACCCCTGAATCTATGCTACATATCTATTACCTCCAAGGTAGAATAGCAAAAGACAAGAAAATTGTTAATAAAAACTATTTGGGAACCTGGGAAGAAGATGAATTCTCTTTTGTTTTTTTTCTCCAGGAGGCTCCTGATGCCATAGAGGCTCTGATAGAGGAACAGAAAGATCTGGTCCTGCTCGATACCTACCAGATGACCTATGAACAATGGCAGGGGGGCAAGATCGAGCCCCGCCAAATCGGCGGATTCCTTGTCGTTCCGCCGTGGTTTACTCCTCCTGCCGAAGAACCCTCCACGGTAATAACTCTTGACCCCGGCGTGGTTTTCGGCAACGGCCTGCATCCGACCACCAGAGACTGCCTCCAGGCAATAGAAATCACATGCGCCGGCGGCAAAGTCGAAACCATGCTCGATCTCGGCACTGGTACAGGCATTCTCGCTTTGGCCGCAATTAAACGGGGCTGTATAAAGGCAGTGGCGGTCGACTATAATTTTCTGGCATGCCGGACGGCCAGAGACAATGTTGTCCTGAATGAAATGGAAAACAACATTGTGGTTATAAATAGTCAGGCCGAAATATTCTCGGAGATCCCCACGGATTTGCTGGTGGCCAACATCCATTATGATATTATGAAAGACATTATCCGCTCTGAAGGATTTCTCAAACAGAAATGGTTTGTACTCTCCGGCCTTCTGACCAGCGAAGCGGCGAAGGTAGAGGAATATCTCGCCGGACTGCCGGTGCTTATTCTGCAAAGATGGAGCCAGGACGGCACCTGGCACACTATTTTAGGCATAACCGCAACAGCTTGA
- a CDS encoding sigma-54-dependent transcriptional regulator — protein sequence MTTPTTILVVDDDPNILVVLEARLSAAGFSVIQASDGLSALKTLKETNVDLMISDMKMPEMSGMDLFWEVRKQSQFLPIIFLTAYGTIPDAVMAVKAGAVDYISKPFDGKELVAKVNSTLQQNAGPPDTSETPLFEDGFYWGTNPVMQELHTMTKKVGASNVNVLILGESGVGKECIAKAVHNHSSRRGAAYMVVDCGSTPPGILESELFGHMRGAFTNAVQDKPGLIEAADGGTLFLDEIGNISSEMQSRLLRFLEERKIRRVGAIKEISVDCRVVSATNADLPLEIKEGNFRQDLYYRLRVITINVPPLRERKEDIAALARFLVKKQCDEQGLPPVEIPEETIAWMENHQWPGNVRELKNALEAGVVLCRNNKLLPDDLQLAVAEESTEIEAETTKSFSIERSEKEAIIRALKQTNGVQKRAAELLDISRRSIHYKIKKYNIQVADYK from the coding sequence ATGACCACTCCGACAACAATTCTGGTTGTCGATGATGATCCCAATATTCTTGTAGTTTTGGAAGCAAGACTATCGGCAGCCGGATTCTCAGTAATTCAAGCCAGCGACGGCCTTTCCGCTCTGAAAACTCTCAAAGAGACAAATGTCGATTTGATGATTTCCGACATGAAAATGCCGGAGATGAGCGGTATGGACCTTTTCTGGGAAGTTCGCAAACAAAGCCAGTTCCTGCCCATTATTTTTCTCACCGCCTACGGAACTATCCCGGATGCAGTGATGGCTGTGAAAGCCGGTGCTGTCGACTACATCTCCAAGCCCTTTGATGGAAAAGAGCTGGTAGCTAAGGTCAACAGTACTCTCCAACAGAATGCAGGTCCTCCGGATACCTCGGAAACGCCGTTATTTGAAGATGGTTTCTATTGGGGTACTAATCCGGTAATGCAGGAGCTCCATACAATGACCAAGAAGGTCGGCGCCAGCAATGTGAATGTTCTGATCCTTGGTGAGAGCGGGGTCGGCAAGGAATGCATCGCCAAAGCGGTTCACAACCATTCCTCAAGGCGGGGAGCTGCATATATGGTGGTGGATTGCGGTTCCACACCCCCGGGAATCCTGGAGAGTGAGCTGTTCGGTCATATGCGGGGTGCTTTCACCAATGCGGTACAAGATAAGCCTGGTTTGATAGAAGCTGCCGATGGAGGCACTCTCTTTCTTGACGAAATAGGAAATATTTCCTCGGAAATGCAAAGCAGATTACTGCGCTTCCTTGAAGAAAGAAAAATACGAAGAGTCGGGGCAATTAAGGAGATATCTGTTGATTGTCGTGTGGTTTCGGCCACCAATGCAGATTTACCCCTGGAGATAAAGGAAGGCAATTTCCGGCAGGACCTCTACTACCGGCTTCGGGTGATCACTATCAACGTGCCGCCGCTACGGGAAAGGAAAGAGGATATTGCCGCCCTGGCCCGGTTTTTAGTGAAAAAGCAGTGCGACGAGCAGGGCCTGCCGCCGGTTGAGATTCCGGAAGAGACCATCGCCTGGATGGAAAATCATCAATGGCCCGGTAACGTCAGAGAACTGAAGAACGCGCTGGAGGCCGGTGTCGTATTGTGCCGCAACAATAAACTGCTGCCTGATGATCTGCAGCTGGCAGTGGCGGAAGAATCGACCGAAATAGAAGCAGAGACAACCAAGTCGTTTTCCATTGAGCGAAGCGAGAAAGAGGCCATAATCCGTGCTCTCAAGCAGACAAACGGTGTCCAGAAACGTGCTGCCGAACTTCTCGATATCAGTAGAAGATCAATCCATTACAAGATCAAGAAATATAATATTCAGGTAGCCGATTACAAATAG